The Pagrus major chromosome 5, Pma_NU_1.0 genomic sequence CCACATTCGTTATAACATAAATAAAGCAGTGTGCCGACTATCATTGTTCACAAAACTGTTAACCACTACAGATGTTTCAGACTGAATCCCAGCCTCAGTCGTGTGACCCTTCATGCAAACCGGAGTTTTTAAACAATCACTATTTATGGCTGACTGAttgtgaaatgcaaaaaaaaaaagttgataagagcattacatttataaaatcTTTAAGAGTTATCAGTGCAATAAAACgtttgtatttaaaaagaaagtagTTCATTGAGCGTCTATTTTCAGGGCTGCAGGTGGCTTCACTTCTTCCACATGTATTTCTTACAGAACGTCTGGttctgcaaataaaaacagaaaaaggacgTGAAACAGGAatttaaacaatttttaaaaaatcacattcGTACAAGCTGGAAACAATGGACTCATGGTGATAGTTGTGAAAGGCTTATAATTATCAGCTGTAATGACAATAACTTGAACTTACTCCACACTCCTGAGCAGTCTGAATGTTTTTGCACCAGTAGCTCGGTCCCCAAGTGCAAGGATTCCTTCCAAGCGGCTCCAACTTCTTTGGGGCGGCGCACAGCTCAGCTCTCTGCAGGACAGATGGGATGCTGTGAAAATCAACTAGGTCACAGAATGATGTGTGTTCAAGTGGCTGCACTGTGTTCGTGATCAGAGCTGGGAGGACTTGGGGCTCATCATACTTTTAAATCATGGAGATCAACCAAGGTTTGTACAAAAGAagtgtggtgctgctgctgctgcagctccggCAAGCGTGTCTCCTGTTGATTTATACAGTTTCCCTGCAGAAAAATCCTCTCGTGGGTCTGTTACATTCAATGAAGGTTGCTGGTTTTAGTAATACTTTGATATTAGGGAGCACATTAACCATTAACTAGTTGCTTATTAGTATGCATATTACAAGCATGTTGGCTCTTTATTACTTTGGCTCATTATAAAGGACTTATTAATGCCTTATTCTGCAGGACCATATTTTAAAACTTCTCTGCCATTATCCCATTAAGAGTTTTCCCTCAAAAACCTAATTACTTATGTACAGGACAactaatatgcatgctaatGAGCAACTAGTTAAATGTTAGTATGTGTATCCTAAAGTAAAGTGattcctcttcacctcctgatGAGATACGTCACTGTACATTGTGCATGTGAGGGTTTAAAAGAGCGTTTTCTTACTTCACAAGCATGTGGACCGTCCACCTGGTTTCCCAAAACCTTCAGCAGACGGGAGCCATAGACTTTGGTGAAAGCCTCACACTGAAAAGAGCGTGAGAGTTACTTATCTTACatcttttgtattttcaaaatgtagtgATTTGTGAAAGATTGTGCCAGCTGGGAGCACTGAGGGGTATTTAGTGTTGGCTGAGGGTCAGACCTTGGGGATGGCATTGGGGtgatggacacacacagactggagGAAAGAGGAGGTCTGAGGTTCGGTGGAGTTGGGACCCAGGTGAAGTCGGCTCAGCACAGCCAGCGTGCGGCACGACTCGCAGTCCGAGGGGAGGGACACCTCTGAGGAATCATCAGAGCGTTAACTCAGTGGTGGAGGTGTGAGGTTCAGGTcagaacaataaacaaatgtatttattacacaGATGCAACTGACCTGTAACTGTTTGCTCCTCGATCAAACAGAGGTGCAAGAGAGTACAGATAGTGTGAGGTGCAGCAGACGATAAGAGGAATTCGACTATCTGCTCGCCGTATTTGGAGACGAAGTCATCACATCGCTCTTTGTAGCTCTCTGGTACGAGACTGCAGACTTCTTCCATGAGCTTCATCAAAGCATCCTGcaaggacagaaaaagagaagatagTGACGTCGACATGATGTGATGTATGGTGAGGGACATGTGCCTGACAAGCAAAGAGAGAGTCACCTCAGTCATATTTGTGGGCAACAGGGTCTCCAGTTTCTTcatgataaacaaacacagggcGCAGACTGGGCCGGACACCTTCACCTCCTGCAGAGAGGATTAGCTGATtaacaggaggaaaataaaagtttCATTTCAACATTCACTTCTGCTTTTCTCATGCTCACATGGGTGCCGGCGGCTGTTCCAAGTTCAGATGTGGATATGTCTTTATTGGCAGAATCCTGGGGAAGTTTCTGCAGTTCGTCCTTCTTGTTGGAAGCACAAAGTCCAAACTCCATGCAGGTCTCTCCTGGCTTCTGCATTTACACATATTATCTCGCATTAAAAGGTGAACATTGAAGACCAAAGTGTTCTTACATAGAAGCCTGAATAGAGGCTGAACTCACCAGGTGACCGGGGCTTTGCTGCAGGAGTTTTGGCAAATGCATCTTCACCTGTGAGTCGCACTCTGAGACGCTCTGGTCCTTTGGGAGACGCTGGCACAGAGCGTGCAAGGTTTCATAGACAGTCTCCTGCAAAAAAGTACAGTAGTTAGTGCGTCGTCTGTGCAACTTTGAGACATTACGGGGAACCGATCTGTTGGGTGTGGCAACCAGATTCGACAAACTCAGCGCGTGTGGTCAGTAGAAAGgggaagtaaaagtaaagtgaaaATATTCCCCACCTTCGTATCTCTGCCGGAGATCATGTTGGTGGACAGCTGGACGATCTGGTTGCACTCTGAACACATGTCCACAGTCTGATGAGGAGAAGACACAGTGAGATAACAGGCCTGAAGAAGTGAATCCAGTGTGTATTAGAAGATGTGAATGAGACTTTAGCACATTTCTGATTCAGCTCAGTGTGTATATTAGAGCAGCAGGTCTATGTGGCTTACCAGAGATTTGTGTCTGAAGACTGACAAAGGGTCTATGATGAACCTGGAGTCACCTTAAATAcccgcagacagacagagaaatgatTCAGACAGGGATCAGGAGACAAATAGACTGTAAGaggacatttaaaaagctgtaatAATGTGTAATATGACTCCATTGCATGAATTGTAAATTGCCATAAATCGCACGACAACAACATTAGAGAATAGATAATTAATGGCGGCTGATCAGGTGACAGTGATGCAGTGATTGTTCCTCTTACCGGGCCACACAGACACCGCGACGACCACCAGGAGAAGAGCGGCTGCTGACATGATGCGAAGGAGCACAAAACAATATGCAGAGCTGATGATCTGATCTATAATAACATCAGTGATGTCTGTAGGGTCGCACCGGAAATGCAGTTTGATCgttgcagccaatcagaacagCGGATGTGATGCGCAGGCGCTGtggaacaaaaataaataaataaaggaaataaatttttttaaaagaataagaAAATGATATCGCCAATGTTAAAAcacttgattttgttttaaaaatgattttcttgttctattttctatttttaaaattataatcttgtgttgttttgcttAATCTATCgtaatgtttttgctttttttcttccttttttagACTCTTGTTTCTGTGTTAGTGTTACGTACTTTATGTtcactttgtaaatgttttaactgTAATCAATTATTGTCTTAAAGTTTGTGAATTTAATTTTCGTacaataaaaaagtttttaaaaaaaataaaaaaatcatcgCTGTAAACCTCTAACGTCTCTTAGTAAATTTCCACTGCAGTGTTAAATAAATAGACGTAAATAAAAGTGGATAAACTGACCTCCAGTCTGCGATCATATAATGCGATATGGTGATATGATGATTGAGAAAAGGGACCCTTGAACGCATCGGAGTTCCCAAGTTTCCTGAGTGTCAGTGAAGGTGTTACGTCGTTACCTATGAGACGGTGATTTGCGTACGATAGCACGCCTGTGATTGGCGGAGAGTTAGAGAGGTTGGTTGTTATTCTTCCGGCTTTAAGATGAgctgaagctaacagctaataTGTGTTGTAACGAGATACAGACCggtttgttttaaattttaaacctttctttaaaaaagtaagAATAAAGACATAACGTGAGTCTACAGAGCGCTCGTTTATATGTGGGCTGCGTTTATTTAGATCAAATATCCTACAGATATTAAGCCTTCCTTGTGTGTTTGACTCCCTGTTTGCCCATACCTGACGTTTGAATGTTGAAACCACAGGCTGTGTATCAGGAGTGTGCCCAAGTGACAGCACACGTACAGCAGCTGATGAAAGCTACTAAAGGGACCAGTAGAGGGCAgcagagaagaggaagcaaAACAGTGCTTTGAGTTGGCCTCTCTACAGTTTCTTGTAAATGCTTTTGGTTCAAGTACTCTGAAGGTTTTTTGTCACATAGCCTTCTCAGATGCAATGTGGCATGCTCACTGAGGCTGAAAAACaagaattaataaaataaatcagcagaTGTGTGACTCAAGTCCATTAGTCCAACTCACTTTTCCCTCCCCAAGAAACTTTAGTGTTGCCTGCAGTATCCAGTCCGCAGTATCATGCCTACTCTAACCATCAAGTAACTTTCGGTTGAGAAGAGGAAAAACCAGCTCGAGTCAAGTTGGGGCCCTTCAGCAGCTTGTTTTACGTAACTTACATGCACTAAAACGCACATGCGGCCGGCCCCGCAGCAGATGCATGAGATGTGAGCCTTTATTCTCTAATCAGGATGCCATTACTCCACTATATCTGTAGCAAAAAGTTGTTTGCTGCCATATTAATCAAAATCTCATATATAGGACCTTTCACTTCTTCTCAATCAGAAAAATATTCCCTTCCCACCACTTTTAAAGAGTaaaatactgacagccagactaCGGAAACACTAAACTGGAAACATGAAATGAATACACACTAGTCATTCAAGTCaccaagtctcaagtctttaacttccaagtcCAAGTTGAGTCTCAATTAATTTTATtctctgtcaagtcaagttgcaagtcatcaatTACGACCTGCCAAGGGACTGCAGATGTAAATGAGCTCTAAGCTAACTCTGGTACAATGCATTAAATGGCAGcatttatgtttaatagtgTACATGGTCCctctacaaataaaataaattaaattaaaacagtgACAATTCAAGTTAAAGTCCCGATTATTCAAATCCACATATCTGTATTTAATGcataaaaagataaagaattATAAACACATGATAAAATGTACATGTCACAATAAAAGTGTGTTGACAACATACAAGTGATGATATGCAATGTTTCAGGGCAATGCAAAAGTTTCACTGAGGAAACTGAGTAAAACAAGGGAGAGTCAGAGTTCACCTTCCTGATTTACTGACgaaaatgatttcattttaaaatagaGCATTTCAAGGAGAAGCTGCTGATGGCCCATGTTATGATGTTTTTCAGAGTAGAGGGCCTTCAGGACCCCACAGAGACTAAAGATGTCTATGTGTGGACCAGGTCAGATTCTCAGGGATGTGGACTTCCTGGTAGCAGAAGGTGCTTTCTCTTTACACAAGTGTTTTCGTCAATTCACAGGGGTCAGTAGTTTGTTTGCTGCTTCCTCCAAGCCCAGAACCAG encodes the following:
- the sftpbb gene encoding surfactant protein Bb, with protein sequence MSAAALLLVVVAVSVWPGDSRFIIDPLSVFRHKSLTVDMCSECNQIVQLSTNMISGRDTKETVYETLHALCQRLPKDQSVSECDSQVKMHLPKLLQQSPGHLKPGETCMEFGLCASNKKDELQKLPQDSANKDISTSELGTAAGTHEVKVSGPVCALCLFIMKKLETLLPTNMTEDALMKLMEEVCSLVPESYKERCDDFVSKYGEQIVEFLLSSAAPHTICTLLHLCLIEEQTVTEVSLPSDCESCRTLAVLSRLHLGPNSTEPQTSSFLQSVCVHHPNAIPKCEAFTKVYGSRLLKVLGNQVDGPHACERAELCAAPKKLEPLGRNPCTWGPSYWCKNIQTAQECGNQTFCKKYMWKK